Proteins encoded together in one Impatiens glandulifera chromosome 1, dImpGla2.1, whole genome shotgun sequence window:
- the LOC124922045 gene encoding probable serine/threonine-protein kinase PBL28 isoform X2 encodes MPFGFVSAWNKRRRSKSEDNTSSCQYYFFTSWFWMYKPAEYWQLEEQKPAPPAKRYHGSAVFTFKEMDKATKSFSDEFFLGKGGFGRVYKGTLSSGEVVAIKKMELPSFKEAEGEREFRVEVDILSRLDHPNLVSLIGYCADGKQRFLVYEYMMKGNLQDHLNGIGEGKMDWPLRLKVALGAARGLAYLHSGLAVGIPIIHRDFKSTNILLNNNFEAKISDFGLAKLMPEGKESHVMTARVLGTFGYFDPEYTLTGKLTLQSDVYAFGVVMLELLTGRRAVDLNQGPCDKNLVLQLRHMVTDKKKLRKAIDSEISRSSYTMESISMYANLASRCVRQESTERPSMVECVNEIQNIFLVNSKGLGMTMHTFRMV; translated from the exons ATGCCTTTTGGGTTCGTCTCTGCATGGAACAAGCGCCGAAGGAGCAAGTCCGAGGATAACACTAGCTCTTGTCAGTACTATTTCTTTACTTCATGGTTCT GGATGTACAAACCTGCGGAGTACTGGCAACTTGAAGAACAAAAACCTGCGCCACCAGCAAAAAGATACCATGGATCAGCAGTTTTCACATTCAAGGAAATGGATAAAGCAACTAAGTCATTCAGCGACGAATTTTTTCTGGGGAAAGGAGGATTTGGCCGTGTTTATAAAGGCACCTTATCTTCTGGAGAG GTTGTAGCGATCAAGAAAATGGAGTTACCCTCGTTCAAGGAAGCGGAAGGTGAACGTGAGTTTCGGGTGGAAGTCGATATCTTGAGTAGATTGGACCACCCGAATCTTGTTTCCTTGATAGGATATTGTGCTGATGGGAAACAGAGGTTTTTGGTTTATGAGTACATGATGAAAGGGAACTTGCAAGATCACTTAAATG GGATCGGTGAAGGGAAGATGGATTGGCCTCTAAGGCTTAAAGTTGCACTTGGCGCAGCAAGAGGATTAGCTTATCTACATTCGGGTTTGGCAGTTGGGATTCCGATCATTCATCGAGACTTCAAATCTACCAATATTCTTTTGAACAATAATTTTGAAGCCAAG ATATCGGACTTTGGGCTAGCCAAACTTATGCCCGAGGGTAAGGAGAGTCATGTCATGACGGCTAGAGTTCTCGGCACTTTTGGCTACTTTGACCCCGAGTACACATTG ACAGGGAAACTGACTCTACAGAGCGATGTTTATGCTTTTGGAGTGGTTATGCTAGAACTCTTGACCGGGAGGAGGGCCGTGGACTTGAACCAAGGACCGTGTGATAAGAACTTGGTATTACAG TTGAGGCACATGGTAACCGACAAGAAGAAGTTGCGAAAGGCCATAGATTCAGAGATAAGCAGAAGTTCATACACCATGGAATCCATTTCAATGTACGCGAATCTAGCATCTCGTTGTGTTCGTCAAGAAAGTACCGAAAGACCCTCCATGGTTGAATGCGTAAACGAGATTCAAAACATTTTCTTAGTTAACTCGAAAGGGTTGGGCATGACTATGCATACGTTTAGAATGGTCTGA
- the LOC124922046 gene encoding uncharacterized protein LOC124922046, which produces MAAIVSLSTSLELKSCSTIFFKPNHSIFSLKHTHPCLIFPRSTNTIYKFNLSVSTSGSSPSNSPSTPLNPILPGRFLTNVELEKLKSLEEFEYLHELESGSLCVRVMREEEMEMAVALLSESFAESMLLPKAYVKLLGFLVKQYLMERGALMPHAATLVGFYRGKEDDDFQLAGTVEVSFNKMGANPSLPTPSPPKESPYVCNMSVKDSLRKRGIGWHILKAGEELISKMSSSREVYLHCRLIDEIPFNMYKKAGYDVVRTDSFFVLLTLQRRKNLMRKLLPLPVIPDSDEDEDALNGSEDALNGSEPA; this is translated from the exons ATGGCAGCAATAGTCTCTCTTTCGACTTCTTTGGAACTAAAGTCATGCTCTACCATCTTCTTCAAACCGAATCACTCAATATTCTCCTTAAAACATACACACCCATGTCTTATCTTCCCCAGATCTACTAACACTATCTACAAATTCAACCTCTCTGTCTCCACTTCCGGGTCTTCTCCTTCTAATTCTCCATCAACCCCTTTAAACCCAATTCTCCCGGGTCGTTTTCTCACTAATGTTGAGCTCGAAAAGCTAAAATCCTTAGAAGAATTCGAATATCTTCATGAATTGGAATCTGGGTCGTTATGTGTACGCGTGATgagagaagaagaaatggaAATGGCGGTTGCCCTTTTGTCCGAATCGTTTGCAGAATCTATGCTTCTTCCCAAAGCTTATGTGAAACTGTTGGGTTTCTTAGTGAAGCAGTATTTGATGGAGAGGGGAGCATTAATGCCTCATGCTGCCACTCTTGTTGGGTTCTATAGAGGGAAAGAAGACGATGATTTCCAGTTGGCTGGAACTGTGGAAgttagttttaataaaatgggTGCTAACCCTTCACTTCCCACTCCTTCACCTCCAAAGGAGTCACCGTATGTTTGTAACATGTCGGTAAAGGATTCGCTTAGAAA GAGAGGAATTGGTTGGCATATTCTAAAGGCGGGTGAAGAACTAATTTCGAAGATGAGTTCGTCAAGAGAGGTTTACTTGCATTGCAGGTTGATTGATGAAATTCCATTCAATATGTACAAGAAAGCGGGTTATGATGTTGTTAGAACAGATAGTTTCTTCGTTCTTTTAACACTTCAAAGACGGAAGAACTTGATGCGCAAGTTACTTCCCCTCCCAGTGATCCCCGATTCTGACGAGGATGAAGATGCTTTAAATGGATCAGAAGATGCTTTAAATGGATCAGAACCTGCTTAG
- the LOC124922045 gene encoding probable serine/threonine-protein kinase PBL28 isoform X1, which translates to MPFGFVSAWNKRRRSKSEDNTSSWMYKPAEYWQLEEQKPAPPAKRYHGSAVFTFKEMDKATKSFSDEFFLGKGGFGRVYKGTLSSGEVVAIKKMELPSFKEAEGEREFRVEVDILSRLDHPNLVSLIGYCADGKQRFLVYEYMMKGNLQDHLNGIGEGKMDWPLRLKVALGAARGLAYLHSGLAVGIPIIHRDFKSTNILLNNNFEAKISDFGLAKLMPEGKESHVMTARVLGTFGYFDPEYTLTGKLTLQSDVYAFGVVMLELLTGRRAVDLNQGPCDKNLVLQLRHMVTDKKKLRKAIDSEISRSSYTMESISMYANLASRCVRQESTERPSMVECVNEIQNIFLVNSKGLGMTMHTFRMV; encoded by the exons ATGCCTTTTGGGTTCGTCTCTGCATGGAACAAGCGCCGAAGGAGCAAGTCCGAGGATAACACTAGCTCTT GGATGTACAAACCTGCGGAGTACTGGCAACTTGAAGAACAAAAACCTGCGCCACCAGCAAAAAGATACCATGGATCAGCAGTTTTCACATTCAAGGAAATGGATAAAGCAACTAAGTCATTCAGCGACGAATTTTTTCTGGGGAAAGGAGGATTTGGCCGTGTTTATAAAGGCACCTTATCTTCTGGAGAG GTTGTAGCGATCAAGAAAATGGAGTTACCCTCGTTCAAGGAAGCGGAAGGTGAACGTGAGTTTCGGGTGGAAGTCGATATCTTGAGTAGATTGGACCACCCGAATCTTGTTTCCTTGATAGGATATTGTGCTGATGGGAAACAGAGGTTTTTGGTTTATGAGTACATGATGAAAGGGAACTTGCAAGATCACTTAAATG GGATCGGTGAAGGGAAGATGGATTGGCCTCTAAGGCTTAAAGTTGCACTTGGCGCAGCAAGAGGATTAGCTTATCTACATTCGGGTTTGGCAGTTGGGATTCCGATCATTCATCGAGACTTCAAATCTACCAATATTCTTTTGAACAATAATTTTGAAGCCAAG ATATCGGACTTTGGGCTAGCCAAACTTATGCCCGAGGGTAAGGAGAGTCATGTCATGACGGCTAGAGTTCTCGGCACTTTTGGCTACTTTGACCCCGAGTACACATTG ACAGGGAAACTGACTCTACAGAGCGATGTTTATGCTTTTGGAGTGGTTATGCTAGAACTCTTGACCGGGAGGAGGGCCGTGGACTTGAACCAAGGACCGTGTGATAAGAACTTGGTATTACAG TTGAGGCACATGGTAACCGACAAGAAGAAGTTGCGAAAGGCCATAGATTCAGAGATAAGCAGAAGTTCATACACCATGGAATCCATTTCAATGTACGCGAATCTAGCATCTCGTTGTGTTCGTCAAGAAAGTACCGAAAGACCCTCCATGGTTGAATGCGTAAACGAGATTCAAAACATTTTCTTAGTTAACTCGAAAGGGTTGGGCATGACTATGCATACGTTTAGAATGGTCTGA